A region from the Natronomonas salsuginis genome encodes:
- a CDS encoding Nmad3 family putative nucleotide modification protein — protein MRSVAINVGANTNQPGFRGPIFDDGSFEYIPIPESEPTRSNADVPTYADLELETDVGTVAETPVHLDPTFAGVHDRSSYTYGDPHGVKARPLLELDEGDVVFFYATLSTVDDDSAEWIAPEWGAYVIGHFRLAREPLDADAFSELSADERSSFAENAHLKRDPFDAEVLLRGDPDGSTIYETAIPLSSPDGGVDANPLVTELSGDSGKGPWWRRPMKFDRAGTETLLEIHRGERPRICE, from the coding sequence GTGCGAAGCGTGGCGATCAACGTCGGGGCGAACACGAATCAACCCGGCTTTCGAGGCCCGATCTTCGACGACGGGAGCTTCGAATACATCCCGATCCCCGAATCGGAGCCGACCCGCTCGAACGCCGACGTACCGACGTACGCGGACCTCGAGCTCGAAACCGACGTGGGCACCGTCGCCGAGACGCCCGTGCACCTCGATCCGACGTTCGCGGGCGTGCACGATCGTTCGTCGTACACCTACGGGGACCCACACGGGGTGAAGGCACGCCCGCTCCTCGAGTTGGATGAGGGCGACGTCGTCTTCTTCTACGCGACGCTGTCGACGGTCGACGACGATTCGGCCGAGTGGATCGCGCCGGAGTGGGGCGCGTACGTCATCGGCCACTTCCGACTCGCGCGTGAGCCGCTGGATGCGGACGCGTTTTCCGAACTCTCCGCCGACGAGCGATCGTCCTTCGCGGAGAACGCACACCTCAAGCGCGACCCGTTCGACGCCGAGGTGCTCCTCCGCGGCGACCCCGACGGATCGACCATCTACGAGACGGCGATCCCGCTTTCGAGCCCCGACGGCGGCGTCGACGCCAATCCGTTGGTGACGGAGCTATCGGGTGATTCGGGGAAGGGACCGTGGTGGCGACGGCCGATGAAGTTCGATCGGGCCGGAACCGAAACGTTGCTCGAGATCCATCGGGGCGAGCGTCCCCGGATCTGCGAGTGA
- a CDS encoding NAD-dependent epimerase/dehydratase family protein, translated as MPTHALVIGGTRFIGRHAVSEFLDAGYDVTILNRGDHDNPFADDDRVAHIEGDRTSESDLRRAGLRVDPDVVIDCVAYKPRDVHAATEIFADADAYVYVSSGAAYGEERIPKREGETPLESCSVEQATDDSEGSYGARKAEGDRAVFAAADRGVNAMAVRPPVVYGPHDYTERFAYWVDRVESHDRIVVPGDGSDLWHLAYVDDVASALRIVAERGTAGEAYNVGDGHAPVLREWVDLVAAACETAVETVFASERELGTVGLSTDEFPLYRGYPHLLDTTKLRGLGWEPTPHAETIPPTVAEHRNADRTGRELGPEREAETRLIEILETVA; from the coding sequence ATGCCAACTCACGCGCTCGTCATCGGCGGGACTCGCTTCATCGGTCGTCACGCCGTCAGCGAGTTCCTCGACGCCGGCTACGACGTCACGATACTCAACCGCGGAGACCACGACAACCCGTTTGCCGACGACGACCGCGTCGCACACATCGAGGGCGACAGGACCAGCGAGTCGGACCTCCGTCGGGCGGGGCTGCGGGTCGACCCCGACGTCGTCATCGACTGCGTCGCGTACAAACCGCGAGACGTGCACGCCGCCACGGAGATCTTCGCCGACGCAGACGCGTACGTGTACGTCTCCTCCGGGGCCGCCTACGGCGAGGAGCGAATCCCGAAACGCGAGGGCGAAACGCCGCTCGAATCGTGCTCCGTCGAGCAGGCGACGGACGACTCCGAGGGGAGTTACGGCGCGCGCAAAGCGGAGGGCGACCGCGCCGTCTTCGCCGCCGCCGACCGCGGCGTTAACGCGATGGCCGTCCGGCCGCCCGTCGTGTACGGCCCCCACGATTACACGGAGCGGTTCGCCTACTGGGTCGACCGCGTCGAGAGCCACGACCGGATCGTCGTTCCCGGCGACGGCTCGGATCTGTGGCACCTCGCGTACGTCGACGACGTCGCCAGCGCGCTCCGCATCGTCGCCGAGCGCGGGACGGCCGGCGAGGCGTACAACGTCGGCGACGGCCACGCCCCCGTTCTCCGTGAGTGGGTCGATCTCGTCGCCGCGGCGTGCGAGACGGCGGTCGAGACGGTGTTCGCGAGCGAACGTGAACTGGGGACGGTGGGACTCTCGACGGACGAGTTTCCGCTCTACCGCGGCTATCCGCACCTCCTCGATACCACGAAGCTCCGAGGGCTCGGATGGGAGCCGACGCCGCACGCGGAGACGATTCCCCCAACCGTCGCCGAGCACCGGAACGCGGATCGAACCGGGCGGGAACTCGGACCGGAGCGGGAGGCCGAGACGCGGCTGATAGAGATCCTCGAAACCGTGGCGTAG
- a CDS encoding DUF460 domain-containing protein, which produces MSTRTSALDDLIFGVDIQSGDIRGDAPAYAVVAYDGESIDRDVVSLRKLHRRIDGEQPAIVATDNTFELAEDKAALVHFLRGLPSGTKLVQVTGDERPEPLSRVAARHGVPYGKAPMKEAEAAARLAARNVGYEVSAFTNTTTVKVSRGRSTGSGGWSEDRFTRRIHGSVKTTARDVESKLDEAALEYEREVTEKYGGYSRAVFEVEATPDEIPVSARRSGDTRIEIERERRDGIEYRPLAKRRDHVVVGIDPGTTTAVALTDLDGTVLDVWSSRTADTATVIEWIIEHGRPIVVAADVEPMPETVEKIRRSFDAAGWIPQRDLSVDKKLHRTREEAYDNDHERDAMAAALFAFDDHEDQFERIAAKVPPQFDRGEVIARVVAGEESVEAVLNAMRDDDDSEEESTAHDPRELTDEERTIKRLKTRVERLEGHVDRLNDTVSRKDDRIAELESELSDARREERREARERREVTRLERETERLKRELAEEEGKNERLDDKLERLKELWKLDHSNFADVAEKKRGLVSVKPIEQFTKDAIERADDAYGIAPDDVIYLRDASGAGRETAEQLAAYEPRVVLRDGGLSEQADEILFEHGIPVGPASDVSIQEIDELAVAREREVEAVIEAWRDRAEERRRDRKAAEIDQLISEHRARNPEES; this is translated from the coding sequence GTGAGTACGCGAACGAGCGCCCTCGATGACCTCATCTTCGGCGTCGACATCCAAAGCGGCGATATCCGCGGTGACGCACCCGCATACGCCGTCGTCGCCTACGACGGGGAGTCGATCGACCGGGACGTCGTTTCGTTGCGGAAACTGCACCGCCGCATCGACGGCGAGCAGCCGGCGATCGTCGCGACGGACAACACCTTCGAGCTGGCCGAAGACAAAGCCGCACTCGTCCACTTCCTGCGGGGACTTCCTTCCGGAACGAAACTCGTGCAGGTGACCGGCGACGAACGGCCGGAGCCGCTCTCTCGGGTCGCCGCCCGACACGGCGTTCCCTACGGCAAGGCGCCGATGAAGGAGGCCGAGGCGGCCGCCAGACTCGCGGCGCGAAACGTCGGCTACGAGGTCTCGGCGTTCACGAACACGACGACCGTCAAGGTCTCCCGAGGGCGCTCGACGGGGAGCGGCGGGTGGAGCGAGGACCGATTTACGCGCCGCATCCACGGCTCGGTCAAGACGACTGCCCGAGATGTCGAATCGAAACTCGACGAGGCCGCACTGGAGTACGAGCGCGAGGTGACCGAGAAGTACGGCGGCTACTCGCGGGCCGTCTTCGAGGTCGAGGCGACGCCCGACGAGATCCCTGTCTCGGCGCGCCGGTCCGGCGACACCCGCATCGAGATCGAGCGCGAGCGCCGCGACGGGATCGAGTACCGCCCGCTCGCGAAGCGGCGCGATCACGTCGTGGTCGGCATCGATCCCGGCACGACCACGGCGGTCGCGCTGACCGATCTCGACGGGACGGTGCTCGACGTGTGGTCGAGCCGAACCGCCGACACCGCGACCGTGATCGAGTGGATCATCGAACACGGTCGACCGATCGTCGTCGCGGCCGACGTCGAACCGATGCCCGAGACCGTCGAGAAGATCCGTCGGAGCTTCGACGCGGCGGGGTGGATCCCCCAGCGCGATCTCTCGGTGGACAAGAAGCTCCATCGGACGCGCGAGGAGGCCTACGACAACGATCACGAGCGGGACGCGATGGCCGCCGCGCTGTTCGCCTTCGACGACCACGAGGATCAGTTCGAACGGATCGCTGCGAAGGTCCCACCGCAGTTCGATCGCGGGGAGGTCATCGCCCGTGTCGTTGCCGGCGAGGAGAGCGTCGAGGCCGTCTTGAATGCGATGCGCGACGATGACGACTCCGAGGAGGAATCGACGGCGCACGATCCTCGCGAGCTGACCGACGAGGAGCGAACGATCAAGCGGCTCAAGACGAGGGTCGAACGGCTCGAAGGGCACGTCGATCGGTTGAACGACACCGTCTCGCGGAAGGACGACCGGATCGCCGAGCTGGAGTCAGAACTGTCGGACGCCCGTCGCGAGGAGCGCCGCGAGGCCAGAGAGCGCCGCGAGGTGACGCGACTGGAGCGCGAGACCGAGCGTCTCAAACGCGAGCTCGCCGAGGAGGAGGGGAAAAACGAACGCCTCGACGACAAACTGGAGCGGCTCAAGGAGCTGTGGAAGCTCGATCACTCGAACTTCGCGGACGTGGCGGAAAAAAAGCGCGGGCTCGTTTCGGTCAAGCCGATCGAGCAGTTCACCAAGGACGCCATCGAGCGCGCCGACGACGCCTACGGGATCGCCCCTGACGACGTGATCTATCTTCGCGACGCGAGTGGTGCGGGTCGAGAGACGGCCGAGCAACTGGCGGCGTACGAACCGCGCGTCGTGCTCCGCGACGGTGGCCTCTCCGAGCAGGCCGACGAGATCCTCTTCGAACACGGGATTCCGGTCGGCCCCGCCTCGGACGTGTCCATCCAGGAGATCGACGAACTCGCGGTGGCTCGCGAGCGCGAGGTCGAGGCGGTCATCGAGGCGTGGCGCGACCGCGCCGAGGAGCGCCGACGCGACCGGAAAGCGGCCGAGATCGACCAACTGATCAGCGAACACCGGGCCCGAAACCCCGAGGAGAGCTGA
- a CDS encoding NAD(P)-dependent glycerol-1-phosphate dehydrogenase, with protein sequence MFDKSTWIRLPRSVVVGHGVLDRVFDVVEELYLDGRPLIVTSPTPSHLAADRLRAGFEAIGADPAVTIVEEATFSAVEDVLAAADAADAGYLIGLGGGKPIDIAKMAADERGCGLISVPTAASHDGIVSGRGSVPDGDTRHSVAAHPPLAVVADTELIAESPWRLTTAGCADIISNYTAVKDWQLAHRLKNVEYSEYAGALSQMTAEMLVERSDSIKRGLEESAWVVMKALVSSGVAMSIAGSSRPASGAEHLISHQLDRLAPGTALHGHQVGVASIVTEYLHSGEGGEWKRVRNALAGIEAPTTAAGLGIDDEQFVCAMTSAHEIRDRYTILGDGIEESAAIEAATMTGVL encoded by the coding sequence ATGTTCGACAAATCGACGTGGATCCGGCTTCCCCGGAGCGTCGTCGTCGGCCACGGGGTGCTCGATCGGGTCTTCGACGTCGTCGAGGAGCTGTACCTCGACGGGCGACCCCTCATCGTCACGAGCCCGACGCCCAGCCACCTCGCCGCGGATCGGCTTCGCGCGGGGTTCGAGGCTATCGGAGCCGACCCCGCGGTGACGATCGTCGAGGAGGCTACCTTTTCGGCCGTCGAGGACGTGCTGGCGGCCGCCGACGCCGCCGACGCGGGCTACCTCATCGGACTCGGGGGCGGCAAGCCGATCGACATCGCGAAGATGGCGGCGGACGAGCGGGGCTGCGGACTCATATCCGTCCCGACGGCCGCCAGTCACGACGGGATCGTCTCGGGGCGCGGATCGGTCCCCGACGGAGACACGCGGCACTCCGTCGCTGCCCACCCACCGCTGGCAGTCGTCGCCGACACCGAACTCATCGCCGAATCGCCGTGGCGGCTGACGACGGCGGGCTGTGCGGACATCATCTCGAACTACACCGCGGTCAAGGACTGGCAACTCGCCCACCGGCTGAAGAACGTCGAGTACAGCGAGTACGCGGGGGCGCTCTCACAGATGACCGCGGAGATGCTGGTCGAGCGGTCGGATTCGATCAAGCGCGGGCTGGAGGAGTCGGCGTGGGTCGTGATGAAGGCACTCGTCTCCTCCGGGGTCGCGATGTCGATCGCGGGGTCGTCGCGGCCCGCATCCGGGGCCGAACACCTCATCTCACACCAACTCGACCGGCTCGCGCCCGGCACTGCGCTCCACGGCCACCAGGTCGGCGTCGCGTCGATCGTCACCGAGTACCTCCACAGCGGCGAGGGCGGCGAGTGGAAGCGAGTCAGGAACGCGCTGGCCGGGATCGAAGCGCCGACGACCGCCGCCGGGCTGGGGATTGACGACGAGCAGTTCGTCTGCGCGATGACGAGTGCCCACGAAATCCGCGACCGATACACGATCCTCGGCGACGGCATCGAGGAGTCCGCGGCGATCGAGGCGGCGACGATGACTGGCGTCCTCTAA